The following coding sequences lie in one Pseudomonadota bacterium genomic window:
- a CDS encoding ABC transporter substrate-binding protein, with translation MKRIGRMGLMAVLGLFSLALAAVPRDPSELIKTTAEQVRARVAVERDILRTDRERLHQLVDDVILPHFDFAQMSQRVLGEHWRGANSTQRERFIDEFRKLLIRTYALALLDYVDREVRYFPVRAEPGAQKVTVKTEIDRPGGAAMPISYRLHVIGDAWKVNDITVDGVSLVNTYQASFRSEVRKGGIDGLIDSLAAKNATKPSPQ, from the coding sequence ATGAAAAGGATAGGTCGCATGGGCCTCATGGCCGTGCTCGGCTTGTTCAGCCTGGCGTTAGCCGCGGTGCCGCGGGATCCCTCGGAGCTGATCAAGACGACCGCCGAACAGGTACGGGCGCGGGTGGCCGTCGAGCGCGATATCCTGCGTACCGACCGCGAGCGCCTGCATCAGCTCGTCGACGACGTGATCCTGCCACACTTCGATTTCGCCCAGATGTCCCAGCGGGTCCTCGGCGAGCACTGGCGGGGTGCCAACAGCACCCAGCGCGAGCGCTTCATCGATGAGTTTCGCAAGTTGTTGATCCGCACCTACGCGCTGGCGTTGCTGGACTATGTCGATCGGGAGGTCCGCTATTTCCCGGTGCGCGCCGAGCCCGGCGCCCAGAAGGTCACGGTCAAGACCGAGATCGACCGGCCGGGCGGGGCCGCCATGCCGATCAGCTATCGCCTGCACGTTATCGGCGATGCGTGGAAGGTGAACGATATCACGGTCGATGGGGTGAGCCTGGTGAACACCTACCAGGCGTCGTTTCGATCGGAGGTCCGCAAGGGCGGCATCGACGGCCTCATCGACAGCCTCGCGGCCAAGAATGCGACGAAACCGTCCCCGCAATAG
- a CDS encoding STAS domain-containing protein, which yields MTLSQRGAGVWHLAGVLDMTSVPTLSDAAHALVDAPEVLVDLCDVTRMDSAGLALLVDWQGQARGRRTALRFRNLPAGIAAIAEVYGLGAVLPGEVFGAREPLPASAGRGPPDPPVST from the coding sequence GTGACCCTGTCGCAGCGGGGGGCGGGTGTGTGGCACCTGGCGGGGGTGCTGGACATGACGTCCGTGCCGACGCTAAGCGACGCGGCCCACGCCCTCGTCGATGCCCCGGAGGTGCTCGTGGACCTCTGCGATGTGACGCGCATGGACAGCGCCGGGCTCGCACTCCTGGTGGACTGGCAGGGACAGGCGCGCGGGCGTCGCACCGCCCTGCGCTTCCGCAACCTGCCCGCGGGCATCGCGGCGATCGCCGAGGTCTACGGGCTCGGCGCCGTCCTGCCCGGAGAGGTCTTCGGGGCCCGGGAGCCTCTGCCGGCATCCGCTGGACGGGGCCCGCCCGACCCCCCTGTGTCAACATAG
- a CDS encoding BolA/IbaG family iron-sulfur metabolism protein, translating to MTPTDIQRLIEDGIPGSRAQVRGEDGVHFEASVVSPAFRGLNALERHRLVYQSLGRSMESAIHALSIETLTPEEQDARLRLRGGGAE from the coding sequence ATGACCCCCACGGACATCCAGCGCTTGATCGAGGATGGGATCCCGGGTAGCCGCGCGCAAGTCCGGGGCGAGGACGGAGTCCACTTCGAGGCGTCGGTCGTCAGCCCCGCTTTCCGCGGTCTCAACGCCCTAGAGAGACACCGCCTCGTCTACCAGAGCCTCGGGCGCTCCATGGAGAGCGCCATCCATGCCCTGTCGATCGAGACCCTGACCCCCGAGGAACAGGATGCCCGGCTGCGCTTGCGGGGCGGCGGCGCGGAGTAG